The Manis javanica isolate MJ-LG chromosome 14, MJ_LKY, whole genome shotgun sequence genomic interval ctatcatttaaatatgatggcgggattaaacaattcccagacaagcaaaagctgagggaatttgcttcccacaaaccacctctacagggcatcctacagggactgctctagatgggagcacccctaaaaagagaacagaacaaaacacacaacatatgaagaatggaggaggaggaataagaagggagagaagaaaagaatctccagacagtgtatataacagctcaataagcgagctaagttaggcagtaagatactaaagaagctaaccttgaacctttggtaaccacgaatctaaagcctgcaatggcaataagtacatatctttcaatagtcaccctaaatgtaaatggacttaatgcaccaatcaaaagacatagattaatagaatggataaaaaagcaagacccatctatatgctgcttacaagaaactcaccttaaacccaaagataagcatatactaaaagtcaagggatggaaaaacatatttcaggcaaacaacagtgagaagaaagcaggggttgcagtactaatatcagacaaaatagacttcaaaacaaagaaagtaacaagagataaagaaggccactacataatgataaagggctcagtccaacaagacgatataaccattctaaatatatatgctcccaatacaggagcaccagcatatgtgaagcaaatactaacagaactaaagagggaaatagactgcaatgcattcattttaggagacttcaacacaccactcaccccaaaggatagatccaccgggcagaaaataagtaaagacacacaggcactgaacaacacactagaacagatggacctaatagacatctatagaactctacatccaaaagcaacaggatatacattcttctcaagtgcacatggaacattctccagaatagaccacatactagctcacaaaaagagcctcagtaaattccaaaatattgaaattctaccaaccactttttcagaccagaaaggtatgaaagttgaaataaattctacaaagaaaacaaaaaggatcacaaacacatggaggcttaacaacatgctactaaataatcaatggatcaatgaacaaatcaaaatagagatcaaggaatatatagaaacaaatgacaacaacaacactaagccccaacttctgtgggatgcagcgaaagcagtcttaagaggaaagtatatagcaatccaggcacacttgaagaaggaagaacaatcccaaatgaatagtctaacatcacaattattaaaactggaaaaagaagaacaaatgagacctaaagtcagcagaaggagggacataataaagatcagagaagaaataaacaaaatcgagaagaataaaacaatagcaaaaatcaacgaaatcaagagctggttctttgagaaaataaacaaaatagataagcctcttgcccaacttattaagagaaaaagagagtcaacacaaatcaacataatcagaaatgagaatggaaaaatcacgacagactccacagaaatacaaagaattattaaagactactatgaaaacctatatgccaacaagctggaaaacctagaagaaatggacaacttcctagaaaaatacaacctcccaagactgaccaagcaagaaacacaaaagttaaacaaaccaattacaagcaaagaaattgaaacggtaatcaaaaaactacccaagaacaaaaccccggggccggacggatttacctcggaattttatcagacacacagagaagacataatacccattctccttaaagtgttccacaaaatagaagaagagggaatactcccaaactcattctattaagccaacatcaccctaataccaaaaccaggaaaagaccccaccaaaaaagaaaattacagaccaatatccctgatgaatgtagatgcaaaaatactcaataaaatattagcaaacagaattcaacagtatatcaaaaggatcatacaccatgaacaaatggggttcatcccagggatgcaaggatggtacaacattcaaaaatccatcaacatcatccaccacatcaacaaaaagaaagacaaaaaccacatgatcatctccatagatgctgaaaaagcatttgacaaaattcaacatccattcatgataaaaactctcagcaaaatgggaatagagggcaagtacctcaacataataaaggccatatatgataaacccacagccagcattatactgaacagcgagaagctgaaagcatttccactgagattgggaaccagacagggatgcccactctccccactgttatttaacatcgtactggaggtcctagccatggcaatcagacaaaacaaagaaatacaaggaatccatattggtaaagaagaagttaaactttcactatttgcagatgacatgatactgtacataaaaaaccctaaagactccaccccaaaactactagaactgatatcggaatacagcaaagttgcaggatacaaaattaacacacagaaatctgtggctttcctatacactaacaatgaaccaacagaaagagaaatcaggaaacaactcCATAGAGAATTgcactaaaaagaataaaatacgtaggaataaacctaaccaaagaattgaaagacttatactctgaaaactacaagtcactctaaagagaaattaaaggggacactaacaaatggaaactcattccatgctcgtggctaggaagaattaatttcgtcaaaatggccattctgcccaaagcaatatacagatttgatgcaatccctatgaaactaccagcaacattcttgaatgaactgaaacaaataattcaaacattcatattgaaacactaaagaccccaaatagccaaagcaatcctgagaaagaagaataaagtaggggggatctcactccccatcttcaagctgtactacaaagccacagtaatcaagacaatttggtacttacacaagaacagagccacagaccaatggaacagactagagaatccagacattaacccagacatatatggtcaattaatatttgataaaggagccatggacatacaatggcaaaatgacagtctcttcaacagttggtgctggcaaaactggacagctacatgtaggagaatgaaactgggccattgtctaaccccatatacaaaagtaaattcaaaatggatcaaagacctgaatttaagtcatgaaaccattaaactcctggaaaaatcataggcagaaatctcttagacataaacatgagtgacctcttcttgaacatatctccctgggcaaggaaaacaacagcaaaaattaacaagtgggactatattaagctgaaaagcttctgtacagcaaaagacaccatcaatagaacaaaaaggatccctacagtatgggagaatatatctgaaaatgacagatccgataaaggcttgacgtccagaatatataaagagatcacatgcctcaacaaacacaaaacaaataacccaattaaaaaatgggcagaggaactgaacagacagttctccaaaaaagaagtacagatggccaacagacacttgaaaagatgctccaaatcgctaattatcagagaaatgcaaattaaaactacaatgaggtatcacctcacaccagtaaggatggctgccatccaaaagacaaacaataacaaatgttggggaggcagtggagaaaggggaacccacctacattgctggtgggactgtaaattagttcaaccattgtggaaagctgtatggaggttcatcaaaatgctcaaaacagacttaccttttgacccaggaattccactcccaggaattcaccccaagaacgcagaaatcaagtttgagaaagacagatgaacccctatgtttatcgcagcactatttacaatagccaagaattggaagcaacctaaatgtccatcggtagatgaatggataaagaagatgtggtacatatacacaatggaatactactcagccataagaagagggcaaatcctaccatttccagcAACATCAATcgagctgaagggtattatgctcagtgaaataagccaagcggagaaagagaaatatcaaatgatttcactcatctgtggagtataaaaacaaaggaaaaactgaaggaacaaaacagcagcagaatcacagaacccaagaatggactaacaagtaccaaagggaaagggacaggggaggatgggtgggtagggagggataagtggggggagaagaagggaggtattaagattagcattcatgggggggtgggagaaaggggagggctgtacaacacagagaagacaagtagtgattctacaacattttggtacgctgatggacagtgactgtaaaggggtttataggggggacctggtataggggacttccaacatcagcactctctggaagacttataccagaagatgatcatcaaaaaaactcaacaaaaatccaggcgctgctacagctgtaggtgcactcatcccaccatttcctggacttgccatgggaatgaagagggagatatctaagctgacctgtgcatacagtaaaacaacaaatttgactggatctatactgttgaacctcaaccaagaattaggagaagtgcaaattgtagcgctccaaaatcttacaactacagactatctactgttaaaagaacatatgtgatgtGAATAGACCCCAGGaattggttgttttaatttgtctgatttctcttagactgttcaagttcagtgggacaatatccaccatatcatagataagttttcacaaatgcctaaggtgcctaactggttttcttggtttcactggagatggctggtaattataggtctgctttggttatgtaactgtactcctattatgttaatgtgtgtgtgcaatttaattagtattttaaaacccatacatgctGAAGttctctacaagaaggtatgtcaaagaaataattaatcctcccatgttttcttccatctgctacttctatggcttttcttcttccttcctaattacaactctaaaatagaattcgtgcctcatatcaaatttaccgagtatcataattcctccaagtggtaaaggtaTCCTGTAACTATATAAATTCTAATTCTCTAAACCTCCTAGATTATTCTGATTGTGCTCATCCACTGGCCATACTTTGAATAGGGAGACTTTGTGAGGCAATCTAGTGGAAAATTCATACTTAAAAAGCTTTGATGATCTCTTTTCTTCCATCACCTTTACCATCCCTGTAGATGCTTAACTGTACTGAAAATTGTAGAACTTCCTTATTCACATAGGAGAGTGATACGCAATAATGGAAAAGTAGTTGTCCATCCTTTTTTTGCCTCTTAGTCTGAATTGAATTAATATATAGTAAAATGAGTGTCTTTGACTATTATATTAATATCTAAGAGAGTCAATGCTTGCTTTTCCATGTTAAATATCCAATTCTTGTACTGTCCAGTTCAaacttttcccattttctccccCTCAAATTATTGATCTTGttacatttgctaatattttcacaTTCAGTTATATTATTCAGGAAAATGGTAATTAGAGAGTAATTTCtagtttctaatttaatttttgtgtttatattcataattaaatCTACATCAATGCCTTGGAATAATACTGAATCATCATGTGTTTTTTAATGAACATAGTGACAAATTTATATTAATCCATTTACCAGACAGAATTAaaacatttctccctttaacagGGACAATTTTTGTCCCATAGTTACTGTTAAGGTACATATAacatttaattgaaatattataTGGCACTAAACCAGCCTTTTTACCTATTCTGAATGGTTTATGGACTGAAAACTTTTAACTTTGGAATTAAGCtaaaacattattaaatacattaattatagGATAACTATTTCAAGAAGATACAAATGAATATGAAAAGTGAGAGAAGTGTCCGTAATAGGTGGTATCAATTTCCTAATGTACTTTTCAATACTTACTGTTTGCAAATGTGGTATGGGAATCCATTCTAAATTACTTATTTTAGTTGGACTCCCAAATCCCCTGCATGAGCAATCTCTTTTGTGCTAGAAACTTTCTGAAGGCTTTCTTCATATCTTTGTTTCTCAGAGTGTATATGAGAGGATTTACCAATGGAGTGACCACACAGTAGAACACAGAGACCACTTTACCAATGGTGAAGTTGTACTTGGCCGGAGGGTGGACATAGGCAAAGATGATGGTGCCATAGTAGATGGTGACCACAGTGAGGTGGGAGGCGCAGGTGGAGAAAGCTTTTCTCCAAGCTTCCTGGGAAGACATTCTGATTACTGTGACCACAATGTGTCCATAGGAGGACATGGTGAGAAGAAAAGAACTGAGAATCAAAACAGAGATACACGTGTAGCTCAAGGCCTCCATCAAGAATGTATCTGAGCAGGAGAGTTTAAAAATGGGGTCTGAGTCACAACAGAAATGGTTGATCTTCTGGGGGCCACAGAAGTTCAGATGAGTGATAAGTATGGTAGATAGAAGAGGGGCAATGAAGCCACCAATCCAAGATCCAGCAGAGATGTGCAGGCACACTGGGATCCTCATGAGCACTGAGTACCGTAGAGGGTTGCAGATGCCCAGGTTCCGGTCATAGGCCGTCACTGCCAGGAGGATGCACTCGGTAGCTCCCGTGGAGAAAAAGAAGTAGTACTGGGCTATACAGCCAGACACAGAGATGGTGACAGACCCCGTGGCCAGCGGTTTAGGTACTGTGGCTGTGGTGTACCAGATCTCCAGGAAGGACAGATTTCCTAAGAAAATGTGCATGGGCATCTGGAGTGTTGGCTCCATCACAACAGTGAATATGATGAGGGTGTTTGCCGTGAGGGACAGCAGATACACAGTGAGAAACACCACAAACAATGTGAGTCTCAGGTAGAGCATACCAGgaaacccaagaaaaatgaactcGGTCACTGTGGTCTGGTCTGTCACCTCCATAGCTCATCCTCTCCGATCTGGAACCAACAAAGCCCGGATAATAGATGAGCAAGAATGGGATACATttgtaatcattttttttaatgatgatcaTAGACTTCTAGTATTagtaaaaatcaaaatttacACATGGATTAGCTCActcaatttagaaaagaaatctcaaaggtaaatattcaaagaatttaaaacttcaaatgaagaaactgtgggAGTGATTTTCCTACACTTATATCACTTTAAATGGTGGGGCAGGTTTTGAACTCAGCAGGTTGATTTTAATGGTGAGTCCacaccaataaataaaatatctttctgttattgtccCATCACTGAGGAAGTTACTTCCTGGAGACTAGAGGATGGTGATGAAATATGCAGACACCTCGTTTCTAAAGCCAGAGGTTCATGGGAGTGGTTGTTATGCCTCACAGAATGGAGATTCTAGGACATACTATTTGCTAATCAACACAGAatgttttttacaattttatcttCAAGATCACTAATTAATTCCATCAATTATGGTTTGGTGGGAGATTGGGACATGAGCAAACACTATCTCCAGAAAACAGTAGCACCAAGTAGGATTTAAAATctttatggaaaatattttgtttataaatattaacattcctaatctttggtttgtttgtttttagaatcaTTGCATTCATCTCTTTTCCTACATTTAGGAGAAATAGTCAAACAAATAAACTTTCAGACAGTGAGGTGGTTTCTATATCTTGGTTACTGTGAAAGAACAAAACATTAGATTATCcactttccaaatatttaagtGTACTTTATAATATTGCAAACTGTAGTTCTGTGGtgttaccacaataaaaaataattagaaatcttGTCTTTAAAGAGAAAAGGATTCCAATGGGTACAATCAGGTATACATGTGCTTTAGTGCCAAGCATCAAGATGATAAATGCAAAGTATAgcagaaaaaaattcttaggGCTCATAATAAAAGCTTTcttgtatatgtaaaatataattttaatatttcaaaaaattatttgatgtAAAGATACTGACTTGATTGCTcctatatcacaataaaaaatatgttgaGTGAAATGTAGAGACAATTGTGTTCATATATGTGTATTTCTGTGAGCAAAATTTTATGGGAATtttgaaccataaaactctatttaaaaatatgtatatgttttatggCACAGTATTAATGGTCCAATATAGTGTACTGCTGATACAGAAGAGAAGTTTTCAAGATATATATGTCATAAAAATTATTAGATATAGTTAAAGTAACATCAGTATGATCAGGAGACATTTTATTTGTCCCACTACATCAACCTTCagattttaatttcctaaaaatgctACTTTTGATGTTTACTCTAACATAGtataacatttactttttttcaggGTTTATAACTattcaaagcatttttaaaaatattttgactagCGAACACAGAGAATTTATCAATTAAGAAAACTATTTGTATGAAAGAATTGggagcaatatataaaaatatatttccagatTCCATAAGACAAATATTACAATTCATATTGCCACTTTACTACAAATGTTTCAAGGTTTCTACATTGCTTTTATGAAAAGGTTATTGCATGGCTCTCTTTCTGCTGGCAGTAACAAAGCAAATTCAGCAATTTGAAAAAAGTAGCAGTAGGTTTTTGGCAACAATCAGGTCAACATCATGTCAAagagaacatttctttttcttaaagatattATGGCTAATTCTGCCTTTAGCAAAAATAAGGTTTTACCCTCTTTAAATGTATATTAACTTTGAAGGGAACTGGACATGCCAAAGTTATATTACATGTGATTACAGAAGGAACCAAATTATAAAAGTACTATTATGTATCTCCATTATTTTCTACCCAAGTAAAAACATGGATTATATCATCCCAGATATGCTCACAGCCTGTACTCTCTTTGGTTATTTTTCAGGAATGGAATgatattaaattttctttaaactttctTTTCAGAAGGCTACAGTATTAAAGGACACTACATACAATTGGACCATaaggagaagaaacaaatcaTCTCTTCACTGCTATGTATGTCATTGGCTCTCCCCGACCATCTATGTTATAGATAAACACGaattcccattcttttttttttaagagctttttttccttgtgagaagGATGTAAAGAAAGTCCAGGTCTGAGATCCCCCTTGTGGGAATTACTATTATGTGTTCAGCCAGGGGCCTTGGAGACTTGCCTTTCAACGTGGGACATCCACTAAGTTTCCCTGAAGATTTTCCTCAGGTGAGAGTTGTAATAGTCTCACATTAgcaataaagaaagaacaaaggaagtgTGGGAAGCGGCAGAAATGTTTCTACAGGAACTGAAGAAATAGTCTCCTAATTGGCTTTATAATGCCACTGCTCATGGCATTCACCTGTCATTCATGTATACAAATTGCACTCTTCAATATTTCATCCATAACAAGCATACCCAGAAGATCACACTGCCTAGCATACAAAGCACACACTGGATCAGAACTTAAAACACTTCCTTTACAGTAACAGCACTACTaaacatgcaaaacaaaacaatgctgGTGTGACATTCTCTTCATACCAAAAACCTCAACTCTCAATATTTACCAAGCATATGTGGAAAACAACACTGCTCAACTGAGTAGATACCAAAGTTAAGTCatttcacacacaaacacacatacacacacacacacacacacacacacacacaattgttaTAGCAGCATACTAGATATGTATAGAGGGTATGAAAGACTGACAATCTACAAgaacaaaagaagggaaaaatgacaATGTATGTGTCTGAATAAGATAAATCTAGATTATTTCTACATATGAATGGCAAAAAGAGAACTTAGAATATAAGTGTGAGCT includes:
- the LOC140846055 gene encoding olfactory receptor 6F1-like, which codes for MEVTDQTTVTEFIFLGFPGMLYLRLTLFVVFLTVYLLSLTANTLIIFTVVMEPTLQMPMHIFLGNLSFLEIWYTTATVPKPLATGSVTISVSGCIAQYYFFFSTGATECILLAVTAYDRNLGICNPLRYSVLMRIPVCLHISAGSWIGGFIAPLLSTILITHLNFCGPQKINHFCCDSDPIFKLSCSDTFLMEALSYTCISVLILSSFLLTMSSYGHIVVTVIRMSSQEAWRKAFSTCASHLTVVTIYYGTIIFAYVHPPAKYNFTIGKVVSVFYCVVTPLVNPLIYTLRNKDMKKAFRKFLAQKRLLMQGIWESN